One window of Bactrocera tryoni isolate S06 chromosome 2, CSIRO_BtryS06_freeze2, whole genome shotgun sequence genomic DNA carries:
- the LOC120768835 gene encoding protein toll-like has protein sequence MALIKTTIEPVFTWSPNCYSDEKTKCNCYGDESTEYYVLMMKVLHLQLFIKSNRNEIQEADIMSIPTDIFSGQNQLETLTLSVQGLRNQYLSLRNLTQTFFKKFTALRQLDLAGNNMRMLDANIFAALKQLNCLNLSRNEIRELPERLFANQRQLLILDLSHNSLTHLPSHLFNHTPWLWQLKLGGNQLHDTANLMENLKPLRYLHRLDVSQNQLQTKWSTETSVNRTPSLLTNFQYSYKGMTLVDDELADDLNYIIKLQPENYEGGKINSTVINLSGNRLREFSLDWLVAVSITCPFEINLEHNRIENMFALQNFFVTTDDCSSEIKMAGNPIVCDCKLAWISSENYRLLFNGLQCVQSSTKLVKDLAQLERKELCAWEPVMCPIECNCYTQFEFLHISCKGAQHIKQLPRPEQVGLKSSVLDISNNNFIELPLNTTLGYGNVSQLNASYNKITSINISQLPTNLTVLDLRNNRLKSLNDEFLRAYLNDSTKLKFLYLSENLWICNCSTLQLLYTIRTHRTRIPDADQLLCVNLLNDTLLTANVRDLCPTPVNAEYYQYLFTTVISVGLTIIIFLCIIALFYKYKLEVKVWLYSHNILRLCIRECELDKHKTFDAFISYAHQDADFVNHTLLPQLEQCEPPFRVCTHERNWLAGAYIPEQIIESVEQSRRTIIVLSQHFIESDWARMEFRTAHQCSLNEGRARIIMIKYGEISKSELLDRELKAYLDMNTYLDWQDVRFWDKLRYAMPHKVGRERNSDMLKINGRMYVMGQVEMNRLRDEIV, from the exons ATGGCGTTAATCAAAACTACTATTGAACCAGTCTTCACTTGGTCCCCCAATTGCTATAGCGATGAGAAGACTAAATGTAATTGCTATGGTGATG AATCAACGGAATATTATGTTCTAATGATGAAAGTGCTTCACCTACAATTGTTTATTAAATCGAATCGTAATGAGATCCAGGAAGCAGATATTATGAGCATACCAACTGATATATTTTCGGGGCAGAATCAACTGGAAACGCTTACGCTTAGCGTACAAGGTTTAAGAAACCAATACTTATCGCTGCGAAACTTGACGCAAACATTCTTTAAAAAGTTCACTGCGCTCAGACAGCTTGACTTAGCCGGAAATAATATGAGAATGTTGGACGCCAACATCTTTGCAGCGCTAAAGCAATTGAATTGTCTGAATTTGAGCCGTAATGAAATCCGGGAATTGCCCGAAAGGCTGTTTGCAAATCAGCGTCAACTTCTCATACTGGATCTGAGTCATAATTCATTGACACATTTACCGTCACACCTTTTCAATCACACTCCTTGGCTATGGCAGTTGAAACTTGGTGGCAATCAACTGCACGACACTGCAAATCTTATGGAAAATCTGAAACCGCTGCGTTACCTACATAGGCTAGACGTGAGCCAGAATCAACTGCAAACTAAATGGAGCACCGAGACTTCCGTCAATAGAACCCCAAGTTTActaacaaattttcaatacagCTATAAAGGCATGACTTTGGTTGATGATGAATTAGCCGACGATCTTAATTATATTATCAAGTTGCAACCAGAAAATTACGAAGGTGGCAAGATTAACTCAACAGTAATCAATTTAAGTGGCAATCGTTTGCGCGAATTCTCTTTGGATTGGCTTGTAGCAGTGAGCATTACATGCCCTTTTGAAATAAACCTAGAGCACAATCGGATTGAAAACATGTTTGCTTTACAAAATTTCTTCGTTACGACTGACGATTGTTCGTCCGAAATCAAAATGGCTGGTAATCCGATCGTGTGCGATTGTAAATTGGCTTGGATTTCCAGTGAAAACTATCGTTTGCTGTTCAATGGTTTACAGTGCGTTCAGTCGTCAACCAAACTAGTAAAAGATCTTGCGCAGCTGGAACGTAAAGAACTGTGTGCTTGGGAACCAGTAATGTGCCCCATCGAATGCAATTGTTACACACAATTTGAATTTCTGCACATCAGTTGCAAGGGTGCGCAACATATCAAACAGCTCCCTCGCCCCGAGCAAGTTGGGCTCAAGAGTTCGGTACTCGACATTAGCAATAACAATTTCATTGAATTGCCGCTAAACACGACCTTGGGCTATGGTAACGTTTCACAACTCAACGCGTCGTACAATAAAATCACGAGCATAAATATCAGTCAACTGCCAACCAATTTGACGGTTTTGGATCTACGAAATAATCGCTTAAAATCTTTAAATGATGAATTTTTGCGTGCATACCTCAATGACAgcacaaaactaaaatttctctATCTAAGTGAAAATCTTTGGATTTGCAATTGTTCCACGCTGCAACTGCTGTACACCATACGCACACATCGGACACGCATACCCGATGCCGACCAGTTACTCTGTGTTAATCTGCTGAACGATACACTCCTAACAGCAAATGTGAGAGACTTGTGTCCAACTCCTGTTAACGCTGAATATTATCAGTACTTGTTTACAACTGTGATTAGTGTAGGGTTaaccattattatttttctttgcattaTCGCACTcttctataaatataaattagaagTGAAAGTGTGGTTGTATAGCCACAACATATTGAGATTATGCATTCGAGAATGTGAGCTAGATAAGCATAAAACATTCGATGCGTTTATTTCATATGCACACCAGGATGCAGACTTCGTCAACCATACATTGCTGCCGCAACTCGAACAGTGCGAACCACCATTTCGTGTATGCACGCACGAACGCAATTGGCTGGCTGGCGCTTATATACCTGAACAAATCATCGAATCGGTGGAACAGTCGCGTCGGACGATCATTGTGCTCTCGCAGCACTTCATCGAGTCAGATTGGGCGCGTATGGAGTTTCGCACAGCGCATCAGTGCTCGTTGAACGAGGGTCGTGCGCGCATAATAATGATTAAATATGGTGAAATCTCGAAAAGCGAGTTATTGGACAGAGAACTAAAGGCATATTTGGATATGAATACATATTTGGATTGGCAAGATGTCAGATTTTGGGACAAATTACGCTACGCCATGCCACATAAAGTGGGTAGAGAGAGGAATTCCGATATGCTAAAAATTAACGGCAGAATGTATGTTATGGGACAAGTTGAGATGAATCGTTTGCGTGacgaaattgtttaa